One Tepidanaerobacter syntrophicus DNA segment encodes these proteins:
- the iolO gene encoding 5-keto-L-gluconate epimerase, giving the protein MKLSITIVESAAENAPIVLRGSYTENIQKAAQMGYDAVEIHVKDPNTLDIKEIQKACDKNNIAVSTIGTGMGYGIDGLSFTDPDDDVRERAVKRIFDHISAAKKLNAKVIIGSMRGTIINTNDRKKYENYALECFYKVINFAEKNNVTILNEAINRYETNFINNVEESLKFIKKINSPHLKIHLDTFHMNIEEPDMRKSILKAREFLGHFHFADSDRWYPGHGHIDFRSIIEALKDIKYDGFIAFECLPFPTPDVAAEKSIKNIKPLL; this is encoded by the coding sequence ATGAAACTCAGTATTACAATAGTAGAGTCAGCAGCTGAAAATGCGCCGATTGTTTTAAGAGGAAGCTATACCGAAAATATCCAAAAAGCGGCACAGATGGGATATGATGCGGTAGAAATCCATGTAAAAGACCCAAATACGTTAGATATCAAGGAGATACAAAAGGCATGTGATAAAAACAATATTGCAGTTTCTACTATCGGAACAGGTATGGGTTATGGGATCGATGGATTAAGTTTTACAGATCCGGATGATGATGTAAGAGAAAGAGCCGTAAAAAGAATATTTGATCATATTTCTGCTGCAAAAAAGCTTAACGCGAAGGTAATAATAGGTTCAATGAGAGGCACTATTATAAATACAAATGACCGCAAAAAATACGAAAATTATGCTCTTGAATGTTTCTATAAGGTAATTAATTTTGCAGAAAAAAACAATGTCACTATCTTAAATGAGGCAATAAATAGGTACGAAACAAATTTCATTAACAATGTTGAAGAAAGCCTGAAGTTTATCAAAAAAATAAATTCACCGCATCTTAAAATACATCTAGACACGTTTCATATGAATATAGAAGAACCCGATATGAGAAAAAGCATACTTAAAGCAAGAGAATTCTTAGGACATTTTCATTTTGCCGACAGCGATAGATGGTATCCCGGCCATGGCCATATTGACTTTAGAAGTATCATCGAAGCATTAAAAGATATAAAGTATGATGGTTTCATAGCTTTTGAATGTCTGCCATTTCCTACACCTGATGTGGCTGCAGAAAAATCAATAAAAAACATCAAACCTTTATTATAA
- a CDS encoding dihydrolipoamide acetyltransferase family protein, with translation MATIVTMPKLGTTMTEGSITKWLKKEGDPIQEGEVYAEIQTDKVNIEDEAPASGILRKILVKEGEIVHIGEPIAIIADKNEDISQYLSGQKEKIEAKETEQKKQEEKPSAEETGPLRKIKASPAARRIAKENNIDLSKLIGTGPGGRIVEKDVTSYIERTKSESAPPEREVEQAKQIDKQLKPAEFTIKRTIPVTGMRKIIAEKMAASKKLAPHIYLSLDADMTKVIELREKLLPSVIEKHNVKLSYNDILIKAAAVALKQNPIINSSFTEEEIILKEEINIGLAVALDDGLIVPVIKNADKKGLIEIAKETSELIAKARDRKLLPDDYYGGTFTISNLGMYDIENFSAIINQPETAILAVGKMMKKPVAAENDEIVVKPMMNLTLSCDHRVIDGAAGAKFLQNLKQILEEPINMIL, from the coding sequence ATGGCTACCATAGTTACCATGCCAAAACTTGGCACTACAATGACCGAAGGGTCAATTACAAAATGGCTGAAAAAAGAAGGCGACCCTATTCAAGAAGGCGAGGTATATGCAGAAATTCAAACAGACAAAGTAAATATCGAAGATGAAGCACCGGCCTCTGGAATACTTAGAAAAATTCTCGTAAAAGAAGGAGAAATCGTTCATATCGGGGAGCCTATAGCCATAATAGCAGATAAAAACGAAGATATTTCCCAATACCTTAGCGGACAAAAGGAAAAAATCGAAGCAAAGGAAACGGAGCAGAAAAAACAAGAAGAAAAACCTTCTGCTGAAGAGACCGGACCTTTGAGAAAAATTAAAGCATCTCCTGCCGCAAGAAGAATTGCAAAAGAAAACAACATAGATTTATCTAAACTGATAGGCACAGGTCCCGGAGGCAGGATAGTAGAAAAAGATGTAACGTCTTATATTGAAAGAACCAAATCTGAATCTGCTCCGCCTGAAAGAGAAGTAGAGCAAGCAAAGCAAATAGATAAGCAGCTTAAACCTGCTGAGTTTACTATAAAAAGAACAATTCCCGTAACAGGTATGAGAAAAATAATCGCAGAAAAAATGGCTGCCAGCAAAAAACTTGCACCTCACATTTATCTATCTTTAGATGCTGATATGACAAAAGTTATAGAACTTAGGGAAAAATTACTTCCATCTGTTATAGAAAAGCACAATGTTAAGCTCTCGTATAACGATATATTAATTAAAGCTGCGGCAGTGGCACTAAAGCAAAACCCGATAATAAATTCTAGTTTCACAGAAGAAGAGATAATTTTAAAAGAAGAAATAAATATAGGTCTTGCAGTAGCATTAGATGATGGTTTAATCGTTCCTGTAATCAAGAATGCCGACAAAAAAGGTCTGATAGAAATAGCAAAAGAAACTTCAGAACTTATCGCAAAGGCGAGGGATAGAAAATTACTGCCTGACGATTATTATGGAGGTACATTTACCATATCTAATCTGGGCATGTATGATATAGAAAACTTTAGCGCAATAATCAATCAACCTGAAACAGCCATACTTGCAGTAGGAAAGATGATGAAAAAACCGGTGGCAGCGGAAAACGATGAAATTGTCGTAAAACCCATGATGAACCTGACGCTTTCCTGTGATCATCGAGTGATAGACGGCGCAGCAGGAGCAAAATTCCTTCAGAACCTAAAGCAAATTCTTGAGGAACCTATTAATATGATACTTTAA
- a CDS encoding alpha-ketoacid dehydrogenase subunit beta: protein MAEKLYIEALREGLREELIRDKNVFILGEDVGLYGGAFGVTKGLFEEFGEDRIIDTPISEAAIAGASVGAALCGMRPVAEIMFFDFFTIAMDQLVNQGAKIRYMFGGKAQVPMVIRGPMGCGTGAAAQHSQSFPAVFAHFPGLKVVMPSTAYDAKGLIKASIRDNNPVVFAEHKLLYWTKGEVPEEDYIVPIGKADIKRQGKDITVVAGSIMVQRALEAAKELEKEGIDIEVVDPRTLKPLDLPTIANSVKKTGRVMIVEDDPIYYGWGAEIAAQIAGSEAFDYLDAPIKRLAGLDIPIPYNPNLERHAVPQVENIIQGVKEVLA from the coding sequence TTGGCTGAAAAACTTTATATTGAGGCCTTGAGAGAAGGGCTGCGGGAAGAACTTATAAGGGACAAAAATGTTTTTATTTTAGGAGAAGACGTAGGACTTTATGGCGGTGCATTTGGAGTTACCAAGGGGCTTTTTGAGGAATTTGGCGAAGACAGGATAATTGACACGCCTATATCTGAAGCTGCAATAGCCGGGGCTTCAGTAGGAGCGGCACTGTGCGGTATGCGGCCGGTAGCGGAGATCATGTTCTTTGACTTTTTTACAATCGCCATGGACCAACTAGTAAACCAAGGCGCGAAGATAAGGTACATGTTTGGCGGAAAAGCACAAGTGCCTATGGTTATTCGAGGACCTATGGGTTGTGGCACAGGAGCTGCTGCTCAGCACTCTCAAAGCTTTCCGGCTGTATTTGCCCATTTTCCCGGTCTAAAGGTGGTAATGCCATCAACGGCATATGACGCAAAAGGTCTAATAAAAGCTTCCATAAGAGATAACAATCCTGTGGTTTTTGCCGAACATAAATTACTTTATTGGACAAAAGGAGAGGTGCCGGAGGAAGATTACATCGTGCCGATAGGAAAGGCCGATATAAAACGGCAGGGTAAAGACATTACCGTAGTTGCAGGTTCCATAATGGTGCAAAGAGCTTTAGAAGCCGCTAAGGAACTAGAAAAAGAAGGAATAGATATAGAAGTAGTAGATCCCAGAACTTTAAAGCCCTTAGATCTTCCAACCATAGCAAATTCAGTCAAAAAAACCGGCAGGGTAATGATAGTTGAAGATGATCCCATATACTATGGCTGGGGAGCGGAAATAGCTGCTCAGATTGCAGGAAGCGAAGCATTTGACTACCTCGATGCGCCGATAAAGCGATTGGCGGGACTTGATATACCAATTCCCTATAATCCGAATCTTGAAAGACATGCAGTACCTCAAGTAGAAAACATTATCCAGGGCGTAAAAGAAGTGCTGGCGTAA
- a CDS encoding glycine--tRNA ligase has product MIKDTEKNMNKIVSLCKKRGFIFQSSAIYGGLANTWDYGPLGTELKRNVKNFWWKKVVHERDDVVGLDSAILMHPKVWEASGHVAGFNDALIDCKQCKSRFRADHLIEDALDMHVEGKKVDELTKIIHENNIKCPVCGSVAWTEARVFNLMFKTYQGVTEDSSSVVYLRPETAQGIFVNFKNVLDSCRMKLPFGIAQIGKSFRNEITPGNFIFRTREFEQMELEFFVKPGDDQEWFEYWRKFTMEFFTLLGVRKENLRLRDHSPEELSHYSKATTDLEYKFPFGWGELWGVANRTDYDLTRHMEYSGKSLTYFDPVENKQIVPYVIEPSVGVDRTILAVLCDAYDEEEVEGETRVVLHLKPSLAPIKCAVLPLLRKEPLEELALKIYHDLKKHYNVEYDNTGSIGKRYRRQDEIGTPFAITIDFDSLEDNKVTIRDRDTMQQDRVEIEKVKDYLKEKLNLER; this is encoded by the coding sequence ATGATTAAGGATACTGAAAAAAATATGAACAAGATAGTTTCACTTTGTAAGAAGAGAGGATTCATTTTCCAAAGTTCGGCTATATACGGAGGGCTTGCCAATACTTGGGATTATGGACCACTAGGAACAGAACTTAAAAGAAATGTGAAGAATTTTTGGTGGAAAAAAGTAGTTCATGAAAGAGATGACGTAGTAGGTCTGGATAGTGCAATTTTGATGCACCCTAAGGTTTGGGAGGCCTCCGGCCATGTGGCAGGCTTTAATGATGCTTTAATAGATTGCAAGCAGTGCAAATCCAGATTTCGAGCGGATCATCTTATAGAAGATGCACTTGATATGCATGTTGAGGGTAAAAAAGTTGACGAACTTACAAAAATAATTCATGAAAACAACATAAAATGCCCAGTATGCGGCAGCGTAGCATGGACAGAAGCCAGGGTATTTAACTTAATGTTTAAAACATATCAAGGGGTTACAGAGGATTCAAGCTCGGTAGTTTACCTTCGTCCCGAAACAGCCCAAGGCATATTTGTAAACTTCAAAAATGTTTTGGACTCTTGCCGCATGAAACTGCCATTTGGCATTGCTCAGATAGGAAAATCTTTTAGAAATGAAATAACACCAGGTAATTTTATCTTTAGAACAAGGGAATTCGAGCAGATGGAGTTGGAGTTTTTCGTAAAACCCGGAGATGACCAAGAATGGTTCGAATACTGGCGCAAGTTTACAATGGAATTTTTTACATTGCTCGGAGTAAGGAAGGAAAATTTGAGACTAAGAGATCACTCACCTGAAGAACTTTCACATTATTCTAAAGCCACAACCGATCTTGAATATAAATTCCCCTTTGGTTGGGGTGAATTGTGGGGCGTTGCAAACAGAACCGATTATGACTTAACACGCCATATGGAATATTCAGGTAAATCTCTAACATATTTTGATCCTGTAGAAAATAAACAAATAGTTCCATATGTAATTGAGCCTTCAGTTGGAGTAGACAGAACAATTTTAGCTGTTTTGTGCGATGCATATGACGAAGAAGAAGTCGAAGGCGAAACTCGAGTAGTGCTTCACCTAAAGCCAAGTCTTGCACCTATCAAGTGCGCCGTGCTTCCGCTTTTAAGGAAAGAACCGCTGGAAGAACTTGCATTAAAAATTTATCATGACCTAAAAAAACATTACAATGTTGAGTATGATAACACAGGCAGTATAGGTAAACGCTACCGCAGACAGGATGAAATCGGGACCCCCTTTGCTATTACCATAGACTTTGACAGCTTGGAAGATAATAAAGTTACAATAAGAGACAGAGATACCATGCAGCAGGACAGGGTAGAAATAGAAAAAGTGAAGGATTACTTAAAAGAAAAACTAAATCTTGAGCGGTGA
- a CDS encoding NAD(P)H-dependent oxidoreductase: MLNLNTKLKELDEQGKKIRAGIVGAGQMGRGMVSQMFCMKGILPAIISDIDIERAKNAYLLAGISSDDIAVANKAVEAETAIQKGKYVITEDFNVITSTLPIDVVLDLTGVPDVGARIAFDSIYNGKNIVMLNVETDVTVGPLLKKMADSAGVVYTVSAGDEPGAVKELYDFADAMGFKILVAGKGKNNPLDIEANPDTVREKAQASNMNPKMLASFVDGTKTMVEMTCVSNATGFVPTKRGMIGPESTVKELPKLLSLKEQGGILDRYQVVEFVKGIAPGVFVIITTDLPAVKEEMAYLSMGEGPNYILYRPYHLTSIETPLSAARACIYHEPTIVPKGAPVSETVAVAKKDLKAGEYLDSIGGYTVYGVIDTFENAKKDNALPIGLVSPKVKVKTDIKKGETLTYDAVELDENSFILQLRKLQDMTF; this comes from the coding sequence ATGTTAAATTTAAACACAAAACTTAAAGAGCTTGATGAGCAAGGAAAGAAGATAAGGGCCGGTATAGTAGGTGCAGGACAGATGGGGCGAGGCATGGTAAGCCAGATGTTTTGCATGAAAGGTATTTTGCCTGCGATAATTTCGGATATAGACATAGAAAGAGCAAAGAATGCATATCTTTTAGCAGGCATAAGCAGTGATGACATTGCAGTTGCAAATAAGGCTGTAGAAGCAGAGACTGCTATACAAAAGGGCAAATATGTAATAACAGAGGACTTTAACGTAATTACAAGCACGCTTCCTATCGATGTAGTTTTAGATCTTACCGGAGTGCCTGATGTTGGCGCACGCATAGCTTTTGATTCTATTTATAACGGCAAAAATATAGTGATGCTTAATGTAGAAACCGATGTTACAGTAGGACCGCTACTTAAGAAGATGGCAGACAGTGCCGGCGTCGTATACACAGTATCAGCAGGCGATGAACCCGGAGCCGTAAAAGAACTTTATGATTTTGCAGATGCTATGGGCTTTAAGATACTTGTGGCAGGAAAAGGCAAAAACAATCCTTTAGACATCGAAGCTAATCCTGATACCGTTAGGGAAAAAGCTCAGGCAAGTAATATGAATCCCAAAATGCTTGCTTCCTTTGTCGATGGGACCAAAACTATGGTCGAAATGACATGTGTTTCAAACGCAACCGGTTTCGTACCAACAAAAAGAGGAATGATTGGACCTGAGTCTACAGTTAAAGAGCTTCCAAAGCTTTTAAGCTTAAAGGAGCAGGGAGGAATTCTAGACAGATATCAAGTGGTAGAATTTGTTAAAGGAATAGCCCCGGGAGTTTTTGTCATAATAACTACAGATCTTCCGGCGGTAAAAGAAGAAATGGCATATCTTTCTATGGGTGAAGGTCCTAACTATATTTTGTATAGACCATACCATCTTACAAGCATCGAAACACCTTTGTCTGCAGCAAGGGCTTGCATATATCATGAGCCAACAATAGTGCCAAAAGGAGCTCCGGTTTCTGAGACAGTAGCGGTAGCCAAGAAAGACTTGAAGGCGGGAGAATACCTTGATAGCATTGGAGGTTATACAGTATACGGAGTAATTGACACCTTTGAAAATGCCAAAAAAGATAACGCTCTTCCGATAGGATTGGTAAGCCCTAAAGTAAAAGTTAAAACTGATATTAAAAAAGGAGAAACCTTAACATATGATGCAGTAGAACTAGACGAGAATTCGTTTATCTTACAGTTGCGCAAATTACAAGATATGACTTTTTAG
- a CDS encoding thiamine pyrophosphate-dependent dehydrogenase E1 component subunit alpha: MNLTKDKKLWMYQKMCEIRNFELEVDRLFKANLIWGTCHLSVGEEASAVGSIAALEKDDMITSTHRGHGHCIAKGGKLPQMFAELLGKETGYCRGRGGSMHIADLTMGNLGANGIVGGGIPIATGAALASKLRNDGKVTLCFFGDGATNQGAFHEAVNFGAVKKLPVVYLCENNLYGMSVPFEKASAAKDVADRAAAYNIPGVIVDGNDVEAVYEVTKAAVERARQGQGPSIIEAKTYRWLGHSKSDPRVYRTREEEEAWKQKCPIKRYRQKLISEGVATEEELDQIEKSVEKAIQEALEYAKNSPEPKVEEIMEGVYA; the protein is encoded by the coding sequence ATGAATTTGACCAAGGATAAGAAATTGTGGATGTATCAAAAGATGTGTGAAATAAGGAATTTTGAGTTGGAAGTGGATAGGCTTTTTAAGGCAAATCTTATATGGGGAACCTGCCATCTTTCGGTGGGAGAAGAGGCATCGGCGGTGGGATCAATAGCCGCCTTAGAAAAAGATGACATGATTACAAGCACCCATAGAGGCCATGGCCACTGCATAGCAAAAGGCGGCAAACTTCCTCAAATGTTTGCCGAACTTTTAGGAAAAGAGACAGGATACTGCAGGGGACGCGGCGGTTCTATGCACATAGCGGACCTTACAATGGGAAACTTAGGTGCAAACGGGATAGTAGGCGGCGGCATACCAATAGCAACCGGTGCTGCCCTTGCTTCTAAATTGAGAAATGACGGAAAAGTGACGCTGTGCTTTTTTGGAGATGGAGCTACAAATCAGGGAGCATTTCATGAAGCAGTAAATTTTGGTGCAGTTAAAAAATTGCCGGTAGTATATCTTTGTGAAAACAATCTATATGGAATGTCTGTTCCTTTCGAAAAGGCAAGTGCCGCAAAGGACGTGGCAGACAGGGCAGCAGCATACAATATACCGGGCGTTATAGTCGACGGTAATGACGTAGAGGCGGTATACGAGGTGACAAAAGCAGCAGTAGAACGAGCAAGACAAGGTCAGGGCCCATCTATTATAGAAGCTAAAACCTATCGTTGGCTAGGGCATTCAAAAAGCGACCCGAGAGTTTACAGGACAAGAGAAGAAGAAGAGGCATGGAAACAAAAATGCCCCATAAAAAGATATCGACAGAAATTAATAAGTGAAGGCGTTGCTACAGAAGAAGAACTTGACCAAATAGAAAAATCAGTAGAAAAAGCTATTCAAGAAGCCTTAGAGTATGCAAAAAACAGTCCCGAGCCCAAAGTCGAAGAAATTATGGAAGGCGTATATGCATGA
- the hisZ gene encoding ATP phosphoribosyltransferase regulatory subunit produces the protein MPRYFRKPAGVKDYLPPQVRKKNRIESAAAEILNSWGYEEITAPSFEYLETFARSGQHGFAEKVFKFFDRQGSVMALRPDITTSIARMVATHYSDHNLPLRFCYMSNVFRFQEMQKGKDQEFYQIGAELIGIPGIEADIEIILLASSILEKAGISDFIINVGHTKFLEGLLDEVEGDSSLKDNIAWAIKNKNFVLLKELVESNELETSAKEIFLSLPYFYGGPKILQEIRKFSLNDKCKMAIYELEELWKIVRKFDNISITFDPGLARGMDYYTGIVFEIYSPEAGFPLGGGGRYDNLLDKFNGSRPATGFALSENSILTIIDKKVEDDYKPFYLFYMPEKFADALNKAEEMRNQGMIVKMVSVEKDH, from the coding sequence ATGCCAAGATATTTCAGAAAACCGGCAGGGGTAAAAGATTACTTGCCTCCCCAAGTCCGCAAAAAAAATCGCATCGAAAGCGCAGCTGCTGAAATTTTAAACAGTTGGGGTTATGAAGAGATAACAGCACCTTCTTTTGAATACTTAGAGACATTTGCGCGGAGCGGTCAGCATGGCTTTGCCGAAAAGGTGTTTAAATTTTTTGACAGACAAGGCAGCGTTATGGCGCTAAGACCGGATATTACCACATCTATTGCAAGAATGGTGGCAACTCACTACAGCGATCACAACTTGCCTTTAAGATTTTGCTATATGTCTAACGTTTTTAGATTCCAGGAGATGCAAAAAGGAAAAGACCAGGAGTTTTATCAAATAGGCGCTGAGCTGATAGGTATCCCGGGTATTGAGGCTGATATTGAAATTATACTTCTTGCATCTTCAATCTTAGAGAAAGCGGGAATAAGTGACTTTATAATAAATGTTGGACACACGAAGTTTTTAGAAGGCCTTTTAGATGAAGTAGAAGGAGACTCTTCTTTAAAAGATAATATAGCATGGGCGATTAAAAATAAAAATTTTGTTCTGTTAAAAGAACTAGTTGAATCTAATGAGCTTGAGACTTCGGCGAAGGAAATATTTTTATCTCTTCCGTATTTCTATGGAGGCCCAAAAATATTGCAGGAGATTAGAAAGTTTTCTCTTAATGATAAATGTAAAATGGCAATATATGAGCTTGAGGAGCTTTGGAAGATAGTAAGAAAATTTGACAACATAAGTATAACCTTTGACCCGGGGCTTGCCCGAGGAATGGATTACTATACCGGAATAGTGTTTGAAATATATTCACCGGAAGCCGGATTTCCATTAGGGGGAGGCGGCAGGTACGATAATCTTTTGGACAAGTTTAACGGCTCAAGGCCTGCTACTGGTTTTGCCCTTTCAGAAAACAGTATTCTTACTATAATTGACAAAAAAGTTGAAGATGATTATAAACCTTTCTATCTTTTCTATATGCCGGAAAAATTTGCCGATGCCCTAAATAAAGCAGAAGAAATGAGAAATCAGGGCATGATAGTTAAAATGGTCTCTGTAGAAAAAGATCACTGA
- the aspA gene encoding aspartate ammonia-lyase, whose translation MSGFRIEHDLLGDKEVPKDAYYGIQTLRAVENFNITGHKPHPELFLAVAMVKKAAAMANMELGLLDERKGKAIIYAADEILAGKLADQFVVDAIQGGAGTSINMNVNEVIANRAIEILGGEKGDYTIISPNTDVNMSQSTNDVFPTAIRIATIKLTKNLLDEIKLLQNALLKKAKELDDVVKIGRTHLQDAVPIRMGQEFEAYSRAIGRDVNRIKTSLKALHEINLGATAVGTGLNAKVEYIELAVKYLKDISGLPLKKTESLVDATQNTDALADFSSTLKILALNLSKIANDLRLMASGPRAGIAEIKLPPMQPGSSIMPGKVNPVIPEVVNQVAFQVMGNDHTISLAAGAGQLELNVMEPVIVYNLLQSVEILTNAIRTFREKCIVGITANKEHCREMVEKSIGIITALLPHIGYEKASQIAKELSESDETVQEILLRKKILPEDIIEEILSPKAMTEPGILCE comes from the coding sequence ATGAGCGGATTTAGGATTGAGCATGATTTATTGGGAGACAAAGAAGTTCCAAAGGATGCTTATTACGGAATACAAACCCTGCGGGCCGTAGAAAACTTCAATATAACGGGGCATAAGCCTCATCCGGAACTGTTTTTAGCAGTTGCCATGGTAAAAAAAGCGGCGGCAATGGCGAATATGGAACTTGGCCTTTTAGATGAAAGAAAAGGCAAGGCTATTATTTACGCTGCTGACGAAATACTAGCCGGAAAACTTGCCGACCAATTTGTGGTTGATGCAATTCAAGGCGGGGCAGGCACCTCTATAAACATGAATGTAAATGAAGTCATAGCTAACCGGGCAATCGAAATTTTAGGCGGCGAAAAAGGGGATTACACGATAATTTCACCAAATACAGATGTAAATATGTCGCAGTCGACAAATGATGTGTTTCCCACAGCTATACGCATTGCAACGATAAAACTTACAAAAAATCTTCTTGATGAAATAAAATTACTACAAAATGCCTTACTAAAAAAGGCTAAAGAATTAGATGATGTAGTAAAAATAGGCCGCACCCATCTGCAGGATGCTGTTCCTATTAGAATGGGGCAAGAATTCGAGGCATATTCAAGAGCAATCGGACGAGATGTAAATAGAATAAAAACTTCACTTAAAGCTCTTCATGAGATAAATTTAGGAGCAACTGCCGTAGGCACAGGTCTTAACGCAAAGGTGGAGTATATAGAGCTTGCTGTAAAATATCTTAAAGACATCTCAGGCCTTCCCTTAAAAAAGACAGAAAGCTTAGTTGACGCTACTCAAAATACAGATGCTCTGGCAGACTTTTCGTCGACGCTGAAGATATTAGCTTTGAATTTATCAAAAATCGCTAATGATTTACGCCTAATGGCTTCAGGGCCAAGAGCCGGTATTGCGGAAATCAAGCTTCCTCCGATGCAGCCGGGTTCTTCCATAATGCCAGGCAAAGTAAATCCCGTAATCCCTGAGGTTGTAAACCAAGTCGCATTTCAGGTAATGGGCAATGATCATACAATAAGCCTTGCAGCCGGTGCAGGCCAACTGGAGTTAAATGTAATGGAACCTGTCATCGTTTATAATCTGCTTCAATCTGTAGAGATTTTAACAAATGCTATAAGGACATTTAGAGAAAAATGTATAGTTGGAATAACAGCCAACAAGGAACACTGCAGGGAAATGGTAGAAAAAAGCATCGGCATAATAACAGCTTTACTTCCTCATATCGGATATGAAAAAGCATCGCAAATTGCAAAAGAGCTATCAGAAAGCGATGAAACAGTTCAGGAAATACTTTTGAGAAAAAAGATTTTACCCGAAGACATAATAGAAGAAATTCTCTCACCAAAGGCCATGACAGAACCCGGCATTTTATGTGAATAA
- a CDS encoding phosphomannomutase/phosphoglucomutase: protein MKLNPYVFRQYDIRGIVGKELDEEFARGLGRAFGTFAQRGGHHCAIVGCDNRESSPALKKAVIEGLLSSGCDVVDIGTVTTPIFYFARVHYDINPGIMVTASHNPPEFNGFKVAYGPATLYGDDIQRLRVMMEKDDFISGNGSLSCKDPCEDYINMICEKVKLSKSLRVGIDCGNGTASLFAEKLFTRLGVDVYPLYCESDPTFPNHFPDPVKPENLADLKELVLKEKLDVGIGFDGDGDRIGVVDDKGNIIYGDMLMILFWREIMPKYPGAIAIVEVKCSQALVDEIKKLGGKPMFYKTGHSLIKAKMREVGAIFTGEMSGHMFFADEYYGFDDAFYAAARLLRILSNADKKLSELLADVPKYYSTPEIRVPCPDEEKLGKVEAVKNFFKDKYPIIDVDGARIVFPDGWGLVRSSNTGPELIVRCESKTPEGLEKIKKEIQEALAPLKVFE, encoded by the coding sequence ATGAAGCTGAATCCATATGTATTCCGGCAGTACGATATCAGAGGTATTGTAGGAAAGGAACTGGATGAAGAATTTGCAAGGGGGCTGGGCCGGGCCTTTGGAACATTTGCGCAAAGAGGAGGCCATCACTGCGCAATTGTAGGATGTGATAACCGAGAATCTTCGCCGGCACTCAAAAAAGCTGTCATTGAAGGGCTGCTTTCTTCAGGATGCGATGTGGTAGACATAGGGACGGTTACGACTCCAATATTTTATTTTGCGCGTGTGCATTATGATATAAATCCGGGTATTATGGTAACTGCAAGTCATAACCCTCCGGAGTTTAATGGCTTTAAGGTGGCATACGGCCCGGCGACGCTTTATGGAGATGATATTCAAAGGCTTAGGGTAATGATGGAAAAGGATGACTTTATTTCAGGAAACGGCTCTTTGAGCTGCAAAGATCCTTGCGAAGATTACATAAATATGATTTGTGAAAAAGTAAAGCTTTCAAAAAGTCTAAGGGTCGGCATAGATTGTGGAAACGGCACTGCATCTCTTTTTGCTGAAAAGCTTTTTACTCGTTTAGGTGTCGATGTATATCCTTTATACTGCGAATCTGATCCTACTTTTCCAAATCACTTTCCCGATCCGGTTAAACCCGAAAATTTAGCAGATCTTAAAGAATTAGTTTTGAAAGAAAAACTGGATGTAGGTATTGGATTCGACGGTGACGGTGACAGAATCGGCGTTGTAGATGATAAAGGAAATATAATTTACGGCGATATGCTGATGATATTATTTTGGCGGGAGATAATGCCAAAATACCCCGGTGCCATAGCAATTGTAGAGGTAAAATGTTCTCAAGCTTTGGTAGATGAAATAAAAAAACTAGGCGGCAAGCCTATGTTCTATAAAACAGGTCATTCACTGATAAAGGCAAAAATGCGGGAAGTTGGAGCTATATTTACCGGTGAAATGTCCGGGCATATGTTTTTTGCAGATGAATACTATGGTTTTGACGATGCGTTTTATGCCGCAGCAAGACTGCTGAGGATTTTATCCAACGCCGACAAAAAACTTTCTGAGCTGCTGGCTGATGTTCCTAAATACTATTCCACACCGGAAATTCGGGTCCCGTGTCCTGATGAAGAAAAGTTGGGTAAAGTGGAGGCCGTAAAAAACTTCTTCAAAGACAAATACCCCATAATCGATGTAGACGGAGCAAGAATAGTTTTTCCTGACGGCTGGGGACTTGTTAGAAGTTCAAATACCGGCCCCGAGCTTATAGTAAGATGTGAATCAAAAACACCTGAGGGTTTGGAGAAAATCAAAAAGGAAATTCAGGAAGCCCTGGCACCTTTAAAAGTATTTGAGTGA